A single region of the Chryseobacterium sp. 6424 genome encodes:
- a CDS encoding J domain-containing protein, with amino-acid sequence MKDYYYILGIKPNASNEEIKKAYRKLSLKFHPDKNDGDLFFQERFKDIQEAYEILIDINKRKEFDTKLNSLNQQNQGSNFNPEIILFNVDKKSCEYNDEITFTWKTANSNLVKISPFGAVEPIGQKRFIVKNFKNPYLNFEITAINTNINRQISSNVKVRNNTYFELYEHFKLVIKEEEKIKYENSSKSSNSQKKQQKTNRPPYEYDITKNYVQYPTSKGLIEIEPCVSFKGMYVFLDKKLAPDGKYNLGFLMNVKVKDGKAI; translated from the coding sequence ATGAAGGATTATTACTATATTTTAGGTATAAAACCTAATGCATCTAATGAAGAAATAAAAAAAGCATATCGTAAATTATCACTAAAATTCCATCCTGACAAAAATGATGGAGACTTATTTTTTCAAGAAAGATTTAAAGATATTCAGGAAGCATATGAAATATTAATTGATATTAACAAAAGAAAAGAATTTGATACTAAACTAAACTCTTTAAATCAACAAAATCAGGGAAGCAATTTTAATCCTGAAATAATTTTGTTCAATGTTGATAAAAAAAGTTGCGAATATAATGATGAAATAACTTTTACTTGGAAAACTGCTAATTCTAATCTTGTGAAAATTTCTCCTTTTGGTGCGGTTGAACCAATAGGACAAAAGCGATTTATTGTAAAAAATTTTAAAAATCCGTACTTAAATTTCGAAATTACAGCAATAAACACCAATATTAATCGTCAGATTTCTTCAAATGTAAAAGTTAGGAATAATACCTATTTTGAATTGTATGAGCATTTTAAATTAGTGATTAAGGAAGAAGAGAAAATTAAATATGAAAATTCAAGTAAATCTTCAAATTCGCAAAAGAAGCAGCAAAAAACAAACAGACCTCCATACGAATATGACATCACAAAAAATTACGTCCAATATCCAACTTCAAAAGGTCTAATTGAAATTGAACCTTGCGTTAGTTTTAAAGGAATGTATGTTTTTCTGGATAAAAAACTTGCACCTGATGGAAAATATAATCTCGGTTTCCTGATGAATGTTAAAGTAAAAGACGGAAAAGCAATATAG
- a CDS encoding DUF4339 domain-containing protein: protein MNETFTIFLIICIFFFIISEIFGRAKHIGRWWTFFLLVGGFLPGLLALIFSPSAKKEPTKGGKSYKIWGIISLIFGFLSIIPFVATGGKQGYTFIALIILGLYLIQLSNGKVINLNPKFYFENLKIDIPISDNTSKIVEKQSILTNYLYFIIENDIQEGPFSFEELIDKRISEATLVWRKDLDGWKKASEVREIKNIILYTPPPIPTIFESTPPPIPVAEKLPNKYWINGKGYTIEEIEKELIKGNYIIFKDSVIYDNNGIEIFVKGSYMFEHLLKYFPPDN from the coding sequence ATGAATGAAACTTTTACAATTTTCTTAATAATTTGTATTTTCTTTTTTATTATCTCCGAAATTTTTGGAAGAGCAAAACATATTGGAAGATGGTGGACATTTTTCTTATTAGTAGGCGGATTTTTACCAGGACTTTTAGCATTAATTTTTAGTCCATCAGCAAAAAAAGAACCAACAAAAGGTGGTAAAAGTTATAAAATATGGGGAATCATTTCTTTGATTTTTGGTTTTTTAAGTATTATTCCATTTGTCGCAACAGGCGGAAAACAAGGATATACTTTTATTGCATTAATAATATTGGGATTATATTTAATTCAACTTTCTAATGGAAAAGTAATTAATTTAAATCCTAAATTTTATTTTGAAAATCTAAAAATTGACATTCCGATTTCAGATAATACATCTAAAATTGTAGAAAAACAATCTATCTTGACTAACTATTTATATTTTATAATTGAAAACGACATTCAAGAGGGTCCATTTTCATTTGAAGAATTGATAGACAAGAGAATAAGCGAAGCAACTTTAGTTTGGAGAAAAGATTTAGACGGTTGGAAAAAAGCTTCAGAAGTAAGAGAAATTAAAAACATAATCTTATATACTCCACCTCCAATTCCGACAATATTCGAATCAACTCCTCCACCAATTCCAGTAGCTGAAAAACTTCCCAATAAATATTGGATTAACGGGAAAGGATATACTATTGAAGAAATTGAAAAAGAATTAATTAAAGGCAATTATATTATCTTTAAAGATTCCGTGATTTATGACAATAATGGAATTGAAATTTTTGTAAAAGGATCTTATATGTTTGAGCACTTATTGAAATACTTTCCTCCTGATAATTGA
- a CDS encoding GYF domain-containing protein — translation MDKKYWIKIQNSENGPFSFNDLLNYDINPETPFWFMGLEEWISFKHSNIFSDYNIEKERIKLLELEKIEKKRKTKRRIKRILFISIPFILIYLFFYCEYRKNDVVSNSLIENNLNGRVKIITSNDFSNASVQNVEFFDIKGNRKFYSNVSFSTSVKFGEKGISNLTIRNFLVVETTSDSLNTSYIKQKLAQISNFDYLTSKINLRDSNEEFKDIENIAETRNLEVWIKDNNGNRIEKRIYNEKGELQNYPESYCLNINQNKIFTVNCDKENNSFIGDTLSIEILNEKKEKIEETLYFSSDKSNRIKKLFKNNMLIKEETYDKDGEKWSFINYETDKFKNKISEDKFTDITKTKYKDLFDDYLGTNKESHKKYEYTYDNRNNWIEYSGFENDKELFRTNRKIEYYSFWEFLKNYFK, via the coding sequence ATGGACAAAAAATATTGGATAAAAATTCAAAACTCTGAAAATGGACCATTTTCATTCAATGACTTACTAAACTATGATATAAACCCCGAAACTCCTTTTTGGTTTATGGGTCTTGAGGAGTGGATTTCTTTTAAACACAGTAATATTTTTTCAGATTATAATATAGAAAAAGAACGGATAAAGCTTTTAGAACTTGAAAAAATTGAAAAAAAGAGGAAAACAAAAAGAAGAATAAAAAGGATTTTATTCATATCTATACCTTTTATACTGATTTACTTATTTTTTTATTGTGAATATAGAAAAAATGATGTCGTTTCAAATTCTCTTATAGAAAATAATTTAAATGGCAGAGTGAAGATTATAACATCGAATGATTTTTCAAATGCTTCAGTTCAAAATGTTGAATTTTTTGACATTAAAGGAAATCGAAAGTTTTATTCAAATGTTAGTTTTTCCACATCTGTCAAGTTTGGAGAAAAAGGGATTTCTAATCTTACGATTCGCAATTTCCTAGTTGTTGAAACCACATCTGATTCACTAAACACTTCTTACATTAAACAGAAATTAGCCCAAATAAGCAATTTTGATTATTTGACTAGTAAAATAAATTTAAGAGATTCTAATGAAGAATTTAAGGACATTGAAAATATTGCCGAAACTCGAAATTTGGAAGTCTGGATAAAAGATAATAATGGAAACAGAATTGAAAAGAGAATTTACAACGAAAAGGGAGAACTCCAAAACTACCCAGAATCTTATTGTTTAAATATTAACCAAAATAAAATATTTACCGTTAATTGTGATAAAGAAAATAACAGTTTTATTGGAGACACACTTAGCATTGAAATCCTTAATGAAAAAAAAGAAAAGATCGAAGAAACCCTTTATTTTTCAAGTGATAAATCCAATAGAATTAAGAAATTATTCAAAAACAATATGTTAATAAAAGAAGAAACATATGATAAAGATGGAGAAAAATGGAGTTTTATCAATTATGAAACCGATAAGTTTAAAAACAAAATTTCTGAAGACAAGTTTACTGATATAACAAAAACAAAATATAAAGATTTATTTGATGACTATTTAGGCACAAATAAGGAATCACATAAGAAATATGAATACACTTATGACAATAGAAATAATTGGATTGAATATTCTGGATTCGAAAATGACAAAGAATTATTTCGCACAAATCGTAAAATAGAATATTATAGTTTTTGGGAATTTTTAAAAAATTATTTTAAATAA
- a CDS encoding DUF4339 domain-containing protein — MKKYWIIIDNERKGPFDFSELSSYDVKGNSKIWYSGLEDWIEFDSLPDYIEYQKIFTKKEYMKPKKKWNKILFSFLITSSIFLIGFFVYNKISLNKEIAKEEAQRLFSLMSIENPNQMELEKLYPNYSKMGQRLILKGKIDITDISKNSSGNYDVFATYNNNYKIYLEIGRENFSNKIINTKGLSYYYYNQIRNYGIKKGCLTGNENDIELGQIVKKKDLESNLNINYAAKIAEYYDNIKKDENIYESGGYFPTLNGNVTVTNNNNIYLDYSSIKCNLLILDNNGNTIDSKPLYLFNTIKPHTSESANVFATIPSGASSYKVEFDVNISENISNLLKEEVIQNISENCE; from the coding sequence ATGAAAAAATATTGGATTATTATTGACAACGAACGTAAAGGACCTTTTGACTTTAGCGAATTGTCGTCATATGATGTAAAAGGGAATTCAAAGATTTGGTACAGTGGATTGGAAGATTGGATAGAGTTTGATTCTTTACCAGACTATATCGAATATCAAAAAATATTTACAAAAAAAGAATATATGAAACCTAAAAAAAAATGGAACAAAATTTTGTTTTCGTTTTTGATTACATCATCTATTTTTTTAATTGGATTTTTTGTTTATAATAAGATTAGCCTAAATAAAGAAATTGCAAAGGAAGAAGCTCAAAGACTGTTTTCTTTAATGTCTATAGAAAACCCTAACCAAATGGAATTAGAAAAACTATATCCAAATTATTCAAAAATGGGTCAAAGACTAATTTTGAAAGGCAAAATAGACATCACAGACATATCCAAAAACTCTTCTGGTAATTATGATGTATTTGCTACATACAATAACAACTATAAAATTTATTTAGAAATTGGAAGGGAAAATTTTTCTAATAAAATAATCAATACCAAAGGATTGTCATATTATTACTATAATCAAATTAGAAACTATGGTATAAAAAAGGGATGTCTTACGGGAAATGAAAATGATATAGAATTGGGACAGATTGTAAAAAAGAAAGATTTAGAATCTAATTTAAATATTAATTATGCTGCTAAAATTGCCGAGTATTATGACAATATAAAAAAAGATGAAAACATTTATGAATCTGGAGGTTACTTTCCTACATTAAATGGTAATGTAACAGTAACGAATAACAATAATATTTATCTTGATTACAGCAGTATAAAATGTAATTTACTGATTTTAGACAATAATGGAAATACAATTGACTCAAAACCATTATATTTATTCAATACTATTAAACCTCATACATCAGAATCAGCAAATGTATTTGCAACTATACCAAGTGGTGCGTCAAGTTATAAAGTCGAATTCGATGTAAACATTTCAGAAAATATTAGCAATCTACTTAAAGAAGAAGTAATACAAAACATTAGTGAAAATTGTGAATAA
- a CDS encoding competence protein CoiA family protein: MKNEYAYTSENKIIHISEIQQGNKSQYTCINCGSILIPKKGKIRSHHFSHKHETNCSYESYLHKLGKLKFYDQYKKCLSEKKPFRVEYKIDKTCNACLESFNISCKLNSEIKSYDLTKTFDEVFIEKAYNGFVADILLKSNKTNEILFIEFAVTHKCDEKKIQSGYRIIEVNLVNDSDLNFINKNHISISDLHHKFYNFKTNHLTEKFIHSVNCKELFDIYLIHKNNKTVKITEQMRNIINEINNKNVIYYKINEIENRKYDFEKFVINYSFMNREYKNCFACRFFDENTSYYSSTKYFCKRLRKGIDNSNFGSNCEKFWRLENRIES, translated from the coding sequence GTGAAAAACGAATACGCATATACTTCAGAAAACAAAATAATACATATAAGCGAAATTCAACAAGGAAATAAGTCGCAATATACTTGCATTAATTGTGGAAGTATCCTAATACCCAAAAAAGGAAAAATAAGAAGTCATCATTTTTCGCATAAACACGAAACGAATTGCAGTTATGAAAGTTATTTACATAAACTTGGCAAATTAAAATTTTATGACCAGTACAAAAAATGTCTTTCCGAAAAAAAACCTTTTCGTGTTGAATACAAAATAGATAAAACTTGTAATGCGTGTCTTGAAAGTTTTAACATTTCTTGCAAATTAAATTCTGAAATAAAATCATATGATTTGACTAAGACTTTTGATGAAGTATTTATAGAAAAAGCATACAATGGATTTGTAGCAGATATTCTACTTAAATCAAATAAAACAAATGAGATATTATTTATAGAATTTGCTGTAACGCATAAGTGTGATGAAAAAAAAATACAAAGTGGTTATAGAATAATTGAAGTTAATTTAGTTAATGATTCTGACTTAAATTTCATAAATAAAAACCATATTAGTATAAGTGATTTACACCATAAATTCTATAACTTCAAGACAAATCACTTAACCGAAAAATTTATACACAGTGTAAATTGTAAAGAATTATTTGATATCTATTTAATTCACAAAAATAATAAGACTGTCAAAATAACTGAACAAATGCGAAACATTATTAATGAAATTAATAATAAAAATGTCATTTATTACAAAATCAATGAGATTGAAAATAGAAAATATGATTTTGAAAAATTTGTCATAAATTACTCATTTATGAATAGAGAATATAAAAATTGTTTTGCTTGTAGATTTTTTGATGAAAACACTTCTTATTACTCGTCAACTAAATATTTTTGTAAACGATTAAGAAAAGGAATTGACAATTCTAACTTTGGATCAAATTGTGAAAAATTTTGGAGGCTTGAAAATCGCATAGAATCATAG